Proteins encoded together in one Thermococcus gammatolerans EJ3 window:
- a CDS encoding CGP-CTERM sorting domain-containing protein, which yields MKKVVPLVILVVALSLVAAGCVSVEEHVKVSSDGKIALLKMAINMSRDVYSLALSNTSEGSFCADFRENLTDYEKEHFTCEEKVSGETATIVITGKDIDPSKLTGDTKMKVEKQGDYIEFWDYTWYEEGKKEEKNETDWDKEIASLFTIDYYLEMPGEIVDSNAQVVNGNKAEWHWNLYVASKRPIYAKAKVEEKKGLCGPAFLVGLAIVPLLLRRR from the coding sequence ATGAAAAAAGTCGTACCATTGGTTATCTTAGTCGTTGCCCTTTCCCTCGTTGCTGCCGGCTGTGTGTCCGTTGAGGAGCACGTGAAGGTAAGTTCCGACGGGAAAATAGCGCTCCTCAAGATGGCCATCAACATGAGCAGGGATGTGTACTCTCTCGCGCTCTCCAACACCAGCGAGGGCTCCTTCTGCGCGGACTTCAGGGAGAACCTGACGGATTACGAGAAGGAGCACTTTACCTGCGAGGAAAAGGTTTCTGGGGAGACCGCGACGATCGTCATAACCGGAAAGGACATAGACCCATCCAAGCTCACGGGAGACACTAAAATGAAAGTGGAGAAGCAGGGCGATTACATTGAGTTCTGGGACTACACCTGGTACGAAGAGGGCAAAAAAGAGGAGAAAAATGAAACCGACTGGGATAAAGAGATCGCAAGCCTTTTCACGATAGACTACTACCTTGAAATGCCGGGAGAGATCGTTGATTCCAACGCTCAGGTGGTTAACGGGAACAAGGCCGAGTGGCACTGGAACCTTTACGTGGCCTCAAAGCGTCCGATCTACGCCAAGGCAAAGGTTGAGGAGAAGAAGGGTCTCTGCGGTCCGGCTTTCCTCGTGGGTCTGGCAATAGTGCCGCTTCTCTTACGGAGGCGTTAA
- a CDS encoding TldD/PmbA family protein codes for MENLIRYAEKLFDEVEIAVYRSREVSASVELNEISMASTRSGAVTIIRGIKDKRLGLAIVDSDEEKRVKEAIEQAAKMARLNSRDEKWLSLPEPGKYREAPKPNYELKEASPDVLVEMLVRAIKLAREKEPNAVVAGGEGGVSWEERHVVNSHGIDVFQEGGAAFFFVELVGRKEGVVTPGIFDFDAKRDLNLDVEGVVEKAVQKVKWAYSVKPSRNEEVPIILGPWAIAGLFSYALLPAFSGERLVKETTPLAGKVGEKIASDVLTMYDDPFHELSLEPVIADGEGVPTRKNVLIENGTFRGFVWDNYWAKVYGTESTGNGKRDLRSGGINIGFHNVVIEKGKRSLEDMIAEIDRGYFVDGFQGAHSSNPDNGNFAVTANPAFLIEDGEVVGSSVFLIAGNVYELLRQASEVSREQTVMPFMNTMTTPFIRFENVRIAGK; via the coding sequence ATGGAGAACCTCATACGCTACGCTGAGAAGCTCTTCGATGAGGTTGAGATTGCAGTTTACCGCTCGAGGGAGGTCAGCGCGAGCGTCGAGCTTAACGAGATTTCGATGGCCTCTACGAGGAGCGGGGCCGTAACGATAATCCGCGGTATAAAGGACAAGCGCCTCGGTTTAGCTATAGTGGACAGCGACGAGGAGAAGCGCGTTAAGGAAGCGATAGAGCAGGCCGCGAAGATGGCGAGGCTCAACAGCAGGGACGAGAAGTGGCTCTCACTGCCGGAGCCGGGGAAATACAGGGAGGCGCCGAAGCCCAACTACGAGCTGAAGGAGGCCTCGCCGGACGTTCTCGTCGAGATGCTCGTCAGGGCTATAAAGCTCGCCCGCGAGAAAGAGCCGAACGCCGTCGTCGCCGGCGGAGAAGGTGGCGTCAGCTGGGAGGAAAGGCACGTCGTCAACTCCCATGGAATAGACGTCTTCCAGGAGGGAGGCGCGGCGTTCTTCTTCGTTGAGCTCGTAGGCAGGAAGGAAGGCGTTGTGACGCCTGGAATTTTCGACTTCGACGCGAAGCGTGACCTAAACCTCGACGTTGAGGGGGTTGTCGAGAAGGCCGTCCAGAAGGTCAAGTGGGCCTACAGCGTCAAGCCGAGCAGGAACGAGGAGGTTCCGATAATCCTCGGCCCCTGGGCGATTGCAGGCCTCTTCAGCTACGCGCTCCTCCCTGCTTTCAGCGGTGAGCGCCTGGTCAAGGAAACCACGCCCTTAGCTGGCAAGGTAGGCGAGAAGATTGCGAGCGACGTCCTCACGATGTACGACGACCCGTTCCACGAGCTGTCGCTTGAGCCCGTCATAGCGGACGGCGAGGGTGTTCCGACGAGGAAGAACGTCCTCATTGAAAACGGAACATTCAGGGGATTCGTCTGGGACAACTACTGGGCGAAGGTTTACGGAACCGAGAGCACCGGAAACGGGAAGCGCGACCTGAGAAGTGGCGGAATTAACATCGGCTTCCACAACGTGGTTATTGAGAAGGGCAAGCGCTCCCTTGAGGATATGATAGCCGAAATCGACAGGGGCTACTTCGTGGACGGCTTCCAGGGCGCACACTCCAGCAACCCCGACAACGGAAACTTCGCCGTAACTGCCAACCCTGCCTTCCTCATCGAGGACGGGGAAGTCGTCGGCTCGAGCGTCTTCCTCATCGCTGGCAACGTCTACGAGCTCCTCAGGCAGGCGAGCGAGGTGAGCAGGGAGC
- a CDS encoding TldD/PmbA family protein: MEALERALKWAEENLKAEYIELRYEDLRKTTLGLKDGVFTSFTGKLHRGVAIRVLADGAWGFASTSELENLEKKIEEAYKLARAAAQTKKEKIQLAEIDPVEDFVKSKMRVKPREVDIEEKVSHLRELEKLLKEDEAVKSVQIRYEDGGGKKILLTNEGTRIEWDYNYLYQGTYVTGKADGKLAMARDSIGAVDYGWELMTEIEPNEKVKERLLRKMHSQLKGVAPKRGEWPIVAGPIVVGIIAHEALGHLAEADLTINSPFKDLIGKQIAPEYVTMSERIVEGGFGNDKYDDEGVPVKDIHIIENGILKEIMLNREYAHKWGMEPNGHARAESYRYPPIIRMRNTVFEAGDHSFEELIEDIKFGYYVVDFRGGQAQLNSAFQVGIQEGYVIRNGEIAEPIRDTSITGVAIEALKKISAVGKDFGLEVGFCGKGQTAFVSSGGPHMRFDGGILIG, encoded by the coding sequence ATGGAGGCACTTGAAAGGGCCCTTAAGTGGGCTGAAGAAAACCTGAAGGCCGAGTACATCGAGCTGCGCTACGAGGACTTAAGGAAGACCACGCTCGGCCTCAAGGACGGCGTCTTTACGAGTTTCACGGGGAAGCTCCACAGGGGCGTTGCCATAAGGGTTCTGGCGGACGGTGCCTGGGGCTTTGCCTCGACGAGCGAGCTTGAGAACCTTGAGAAGAAGATTGAAGAGGCCTACAAGCTCGCCAGGGCGGCCGCGCAGACGAAGAAGGAGAAAATCCAGCTCGCAGAGATAGACCCAGTCGAAGACTTCGTGAAGAGCAAGATGCGCGTCAAGCCAAGGGAAGTGGACATTGAGGAGAAAGTTTCCCATCTCAGAGAGCTTGAGAAGCTCCTCAAGGAAGACGAGGCCGTCAAGAGCGTTCAGATTCGCTACGAGGACGGCGGAGGGAAGAAGATACTCCTCACCAACGAGGGGACGAGGATAGAGTGGGACTACAACTACCTCTACCAAGGAACATACGTCACCGGTAAGGCCGACGGAAAGCTCGCGATGGCGAGGGACAGCATTGGAGCCGTTGACTACGGCTGGGAGCTTATGACCGAGATAGAGCCGAACGAGAAGGTGAAGGAGAGGCTTCTCAGGAAGATGCACAGCCAGCTGAAAGGAGTGGCTCCGAAGCGCGGTGAGTGGCCGATTGTGGCTGGCCCGATAGTCGTTGGAATCATCGCCCACGAGGCTTTAGGCCACCTCGCCGAGGCAGACCTCACGATAAACTCGCCCTTCAAGGACCTCATCGGCAAGCAGATTGCCCCCGAGTACGTCACGATGAGCGAGCGCATCGTTGAAGGCGGCTTCGGAAACGACAAGTACGACGACGAGGGGGTTCCGGTCAAGGACATCCACATCATCGAGAACGGAATCCTGAAGGAGATAATGCTCAACCGCGAGTACGCCCACAAGTGGGGAATGGAGCCGAACGGCCATGCCAGAGCTGAAAGCTACCGCTACCCGCCGATCATCAGAATGAGGAACACGGTCTTCGAGGCAGGCGACCACTCCTTCGAAGAGCTCATCGAGGACATCAAATTCGGCTATTACGTCGTTGACTTCCGCGGCGGTCAGGCCCAGCTCAACAGCGCCTTCCAAGTCGGAATCCAGGAGGGTTACGTCATCAGGAACGGCGAGATAGCGGAACCGATAAGGGACACTTCGATTACCGGCGTTGCGATAGAGGCCCTCAAAAAGATAAGCGCCGTCGGCAAGGACTTCGGCCTCGAGGTCGGCTTCTGCGGAAAGGGACAGACCGCCTTCGTGAGCTCAGGTGGCCCGCACATGAGGTTTGACGGGGGAATACTGATTGGCTGA